Proteins from a single region of Urocitellus parryii isolate mUroPar1 chromosome 4, mUroPar1.hap1, whole genome shotgun sequence:
- the LOC144254546 gene encoding olfactory receptor 10A3-like encodes MKRQNQSSVVEFILLGFSDFPELQEEIFGVFLVIYLVTLMGNAIIIAAILLDQTLHIPMYLFLQNLSVVEVSFSAAIMPEMLLILTTEKTTISFVSCFAQMYFILVFGVNECFLLGAMAYDRFAAICCPLTYPMIMNKRVFVKLVMFSWVSGIMVATLQTSWVFSFPFCGPNVINHISCETPAVLELVCADISLFEIYAFTGTILIILLPFLLILLSYLRILFAILKMPSTTGRQKAFSTCASHVTSVTLFYGTASMTYLQPKSSYSPVTKKLMSLAYTLLTHLLNPLIYSLRNHEMKRALVKLWRRAVVLHTV; translated from the coding sequence atgaaaagacaaaatcaaaGCTCTGTGGTAGAATTCATCCTCTTGGGCTTCTCTGACTTTCCTGAACTTCAAGAAGAGATCTTTGGGGTTTTCTTGGTTATTTATCTGGTGACCCTGATGGGAAATGCCATCATCATAGCCGCCATCTTGCTGGACCAGACCCTCCACATCCCCATGTACCTGTTCCTGCAGAACTTATCTGTGGTAGAAGTGAGTTTCAGTGCAGCCATCATGCCTGAAATGCTGTTGATCCTGACTACTGAGAAAACTACGATTTCTTTTGTGAGCTGTTTTGCACAGAtgtatttcattcttgtttttggTGTGAATGAATGTTTTCTCCTAGGGGCAATGGCTTATGACCGATTTGCTGCCATCTGCTGTCCTCTGACCTACCCCATGATTATGAACAAGAGGGTGTTTGTGAAATTAGTAATGTTCTCATGGGTCTCAGGGATCATGGTGGCTACTCTGCAGACCTCATGGGTATTTAGTTTTCCCTTTTGTGGACCCAATGTAATTAATCATATATCTTGTGAAACCCCAGCAGTGCTGGAACTGGTTTGTGCAGATATCTCCTTGTTTGAAATCTATGCCTTCACAGGCACCATTTTGATTATATTGCTTCCTTTCTTGTTGATACTCTTGTCTTATCTTAGAATTCTCTTTGCCATCCTGAAGATGCCATCAACAACTGGGAGGCAAAAGGCCTTTTCCACCTGTGCCTCTCATGTCACATCAGTCACCCTCTTCTATGGCACAGCCAGTATGACTTATTTACAGCCCAAATCTAGCTACTCACCAGTAACCAAGAAACTGATGTCTTTGGCTTACACATTGCTCACACACCTGCTGAATCCCCTTATCTACAGCCTGCGAAACCATGAGATGAAAAGGGCTTTGGTGAAATTATGGCGGAGAGCAGTGGTTTTACACACAGTTTGA